A region from the Acyrthosiphon pisum isolate AL4f chromosome A1, pea_aphid_22Mar2018_4r6ur, whole genome shotgun sequence genome encodes:
- the LOC103308252 gene encoding fatty acid synthase isoform X3, translating into MAGHKEEAVISGIGGLFPESNNITELSDLLFNKKNGVTIDSRRWKPDQLVEINGTGKIKNVDKFDATFFSIHSKLSKVMDIMTKICLERSIEAIIDAGLSPVDLNGTNTGVFMASSNSETDMLSLANDKPVGFGMLGCSRAMQANRLSFFLNLTGPSFTMDGGWIGGSNGLKKAKEMIENGLLSSAIVGVTNLTLQPELQFLFQGLNRLTKSDQTKPFSSDADGYNRSEACIVLYLQKASEAKRSYGTLLNVKSMQFGNHDGHLTEHDGNHFKSLLLDSYKEADIDPATVDFIEAYGSGIKSEDAMELNIMEEVFCTENRRTPLKLGSVKSNVGHCEVSSLFMSIVKAIITLESGYIPPNINYTGPNNNVAALKNGKIQVITEKTPFVGDIIGISSFGLLNAFSHVILKRNQIVNNLIVDKHNSTNMPQLILVSGRNEENVRETLNQIKSHGNNVEFVSLTNDVFTRNINGHFFRSFNIFPQMDESRIDDVWNISSKRPVWFIFSGMGSQWQGMGTDLMKIPVFANAINKCDVILKPKGVDIKNILTSQNPELFDNVLNSFVGIAAVQIGLVEVLRALDITPDGIIGHSLGELGCAYADGCFTAEEMLLATYSRGQAILETDVIPGMMAAIGLGYDQIKDKLPHDIDVACRNSATSCTISGPVDSINEFVSQLKSEGIFAKSVNVARKAFHSRYIQSAGPTLLKYLKDVIKVPKKRSSKWLSSSLPETEWESDLAKYSSPEYHTNNLLSSVLFEDVLKHIPKDAITIEIAPHGLLQAIIKKALPETVTNIPLTKRVYGDSVRFLLTSIGKMYTSGLNPKIKEVYPTIQYPVSRGTPSIFGLPFWDHTEKWSDGFLDLVKSGERIICLVLDDDKHLAQYQFQGQHIIPFSFILFNVWKTFIEINSKSLYEKSIQFQNLRFKNNVKIHPTDSYHCYIMIQLGSGLFECDVDNEVILSGEIRILNNIVSGSNEEKSINFDNTTDNLLCNVSENEIYSILKNNGFNLGFKNITNLNIYKNNIQGSVKWENNWIYFLECLFKFPFLDHLGTGPIEIPVYIREMFINPALFENHSEKDISVNYNKLSNEVTCDGIKILGVKNAPISLPILNSVVVKVQEKSFTKFNNLKCKNLRDFVVDSMDIIMETDKSNLETSGKIILSTPYHYDDLIAKSCTNEIKEIVENKFSMNASELCYKSKTINWENIKDVSDVDESARFITVSNVNYLQDTMRALANKKNIFIIVCSLKKLQEPKDWKIITQQEFDNNSCLTLMKKIIRLEDKSIFIKPTNDNYDLSIWRALETNNSSNGKIYIISMSEPLEGISIYVKEMLHKYKSKELRFLFILDTNAPNFESNKSFYAHQLSKDLLVNIYNNGDWGFYKSIDLQDIKDDIKVNKNLVLKNFIINNKNKLTVNYLGLNFKDLVLDENTENDFGPFEYSGHINNKTTIGIASINKMSSQIIYDPVLSWPIPSAWSLQEATTVPLAYALSYYALNILSTLQKDKTVLVTSGLNPIGQAAISISLDMKCQTYVIVDSDQQAEQLSVTFPQLSRSKILINKNNTFDVHLKMITKSKGIDCILNFLSGESFYAAVRALAAHGNFFNFSKLDMKKQRYLGSRIFNFSTSFFSIGSSRLLNENIENKQILQQAFINGLNKGVIKPFRSHVVTTLSSGNNLFDTMRINASSITYKKVLLSINDNTKDNDCSKLNEKVECNMYECHHDKIYLIVGNRGDWLDLAEWLAERGAKRIMIVVKRCSMSSTVCRRFDQLISRNVSIQIESDLHLKTKEESLNWLNYLTSSKELGALFIVNQSNDSKISNLRYSFEKLKSKIAATPFICILSKAEHICAELKSIGFNALNISWDGPSTEPKNTETILASLDFLLQNSNTSESYSFICSKENNNTSKWSYQMNDLIANFFPESANELHLLNKKIAKEAGFIEVATRSPRLSQLKSVSPVFVIPGLKPKSIESFYKQFFYPVFEAQYPEDITSIDNLAETLVNKLKSISDHGYVSIIGECWGGIIALKIAQILEAQGILVTVTLLEFDSEFLTGWAQRFRSNNDFAMRLNVMFSSSYTEFTKSKVQINDSKMQLIVSYHQKILEENTQRALNLIWSLLRIFLESKPQSNRLHSKVLIFRYERKFEFNRTNLNDYCIKPPVLSIIPKPDYKSMLEDKRTIDAITKNVTHLYPVGIELSLSEKYKNVYFNADKIFNT; encoded by the exons ATGGCTGGACATAAAGAAGAAGCTGTAATATCAGGTATCGGTGGATTGTTTCCAGAGAGCAATAATATAACTGAATTGAGCGatttgttattcaataaaaagAATGGAGTAACAATCGATTCAAGAAGATGGAAAccag ATCAACTAGTTGAAATAAATGGaactggaaaaattaaaaatgtcgatAAATTTGATGCTACGTTCTTCAGCATTCATTCAAAACTTTCTAAAGTTATGGatataatgacaaaaatatgCTTGGAAAGATCAATAGAAGCAATTATCGATGCCGGTTTAAGTCCAGTAGACTTGAATGGAACGAATACAGGAGTATTTATGGCATCTTCAAATAGTGAAACGGATATGTTATCCTTGGCTAACGATAAACCTGTAGGATTTGGAATGTTAGGATGTAGTAGAGCAATGCAAGCGAACCGACTTTCTTTTTTTCTCAATTTGACTG GACCTAGTTTTACCATGGACGGAGGATGGATCGGTGGGTCCAACGGTTTGAAAAAAGCAAAAGAAAtgattgaaaatggtttattATCATCTGCAATTGTTGGGGTTACTAATCTGACCCTTCAACCAGAATTACAATTCCTATTTCAAGGGTTGAATAGATTAACCAAAAGTGATCAAACTAAACCATTCAGTTCTgacg CTGACGGGTATAACAGATCAGAAGCTTGTATTGTTTTGTATCTTCAAAAAGCTTCTGAAGCCAAACGTTCATACGGTACATTGTTgaatgtaaaatcaatgcagTTTGGTAATCATGATGGGCACCTAACCGAGCATGATGGAAATCACTTTAAATCATTGCTATTAGATTCTTATAAAGAAGCTGACATAGATCCGGCTACAGTAGATTTCATAGAAGCTTACGGATCGGGAATTAAG AGTGAAGATGCTATGGAATTAAATATCATGGAAGAAGTGTTTTGTACTGAAAATAGAAGGACACCTTTAAAACTGGGTTCCGTGAAAAGTAACGTAGGTCACTGTGAAGTGTCTAGTCTCTTTATGTCAATTGTAAAAGCCATCATTACGCTGGAAAGTGGATACATACCACCTAACATAAATTACACAGGACCAAATAATAATGTAGCAGCGTTAAAGAATGGAAAAATTCAA gtaataactgaaaaaactcCTTTTGTTGGAGATATAATCGGAATCAGTTCATTTGGGTTACTAAATGCATTTAGTCATGTAATCCTTAAAAGAAATCAGATCGTTAATAACTTAATTGTGGATAAACATAATTCTACCAATATGCCACAATTAATATTGGTATCAGGGCGAAATGAAGAAAACGTTAGAGAAACATTAAACCAG attaaaagTCACGGAAACAATGTAGAGTTTGTGTCATTGACTAATGATGTATTCACTAGAAATATCAATGGCCATTTCTTCAGAAGTTTTAACATTTTCCCTCAGATGGATGAGTCACGAATAGATGATGTCTGG aatattagttCAAAACGTCCAGTATGGTTTATATTCTCTGGTATGGGATCACAATGGCAAGGAATGGGTACAGATCTTATGAAAATTCCAGTTTTTGCTAATGCTATAAACAAATGTGATGTTATACTAAAACCAAAAGGAGTTGATATCAAGAATATTTTGACCAGTCAAAATCCGGAACTTTTTGACAATGTTCTCAATTCATTTGTCGGTATCGCTGCGGTTCAG attgGATTAGTAGAAGTGTTGAGAGCATTAGACATTACACCCGATGGAATCATAGGCCACTCGCTCGGAGAATTGGGATGTGCCTACGCTGATGGTTGTTTTACGGCTGAAGAAATGCTATTAGCTACTTACTCCAGAGGTCAAGCTATTCTAGAAACAGACGTTATTCCTGGCATGATGGCCGCCATTG GACTTGGGTATGACCAAATCAAAGACAAACTTCCCCATGACATCGACGTCGCTTGTCGTAATAGTGCCACTAGTTGCACAATATCGGGTCCAGTTGATAGCATCAACGAGTTCGTGTCACAACTAAAATCCGAAGGTATCTTCGCAAAATCTGTCAACGTTGCTCGCAAAGCGTTTCACAGTAGATATATTCAATCTGCTGGCCCGAcactacttaaatatttaaaagat gtgatCAAAGTACCAAAGAAAAGGTCGTCTAAATGGCTTAGTAGTTCGTTGCCAGAAACTGAATGGGAGTCTGACCTCGCAAAATATTCTTCTCCagaatatcatacaaataatcTATTGAGTAGTGTATTATTCGAGGATGTTCTAAAACACATACCAAAAGACGCAATTACGATTGAAATTGCTCCTCACGGTCTCCTTCaagcaattataaaaaaagcattACCCGAAACAGTAACCAATATTCCACTGACAAAGAGAGTATATGGAGATTCTGTTCGATTTCTACTTACCTCTATTGGAAA aatgtaTACTAGTGGATTAAATCCCAAAATAAAAGAGGTGTATCCAACAATACAATATCCTGTAAGTCGTGGAACACCTTCTATTTTCGGTTTACCGTTTTGGGACCATACTGAAAAATGGTCAGACGGATTCCTTGATTTA GTAAAATCTGGTGAACGCATAATTTGCTTAGTACTTGATGATGATAAACATTTAGCTCAGTACCAATTCCAAGGGCAGCATATAATaccattttcatttatatta TTTAATGTTTGGAagacatttattgaaataaactcTAAAAGTTTGTATGAAAAATCGATTCAATTTCAAAATCTTCGgttcaaaaataatgttaaaatacacCCGACCG aTTCCTATCATTGTTATATAATGATTCAATTGGGATCGGGTCTTTTTGAGTGCGATGTGGACAATGAGGTTATTTTATCGGGTGAGATaagaattttgaataatatagtcTCAGGTTCAAACgaagaaaaatcaataaacttTGACAACACAACTGACAACTTACTTTGCAATGTGTCAGAAAACgagatatattcaattttaaagaaTAACGGATTCAATTTAGGATTCAAAAACAtcacaaatttaaacatttataaaaataatatccaagGTTCCGTAAAATGGGAAAACaattggatttattttttgGAGTGTCTTTTTAAGTTTCCGTTTTTGGACCATTTAGGCACAGGGCCCATAGAAATTCCAGTTTATATAAGGGAAATGTTTATAAATCCTGCGTTATTTGAGAATCATTCAGAGAAAG atATAAGCGTCAATTACAACAAACTATCAAATGAAGTAACTTGTGatggaattaaaatattaggggTTAAAAACGCACCGATATCATTACCCATACTTAACTCTGTGGTAGTCAAAGTACAAGAAAAATCCTTTACTAAATTCAACAACTTAAAATGCAAA AACCTCAGAGATTTCGTTGTAGATTCTATGGATATAATAATGGAGACTGATAAATCAAACCTCGAAACAAGTGGaaaaattattcttagtacTCCATATCATTACGACGATCTAATAGCTAAATCATGTACAAATGAAATCAAAGAAATTGTGGAAAACAAATTTTCTATGAATGCAAGTGAATTATGTTATAAA AGTAAAACAATAAACTGGGAAAACATTAAGGACGTATCAGATGTTGATGAATCTGCAAGGTTTATCACCGTGTCAAATGTAAACTATTTGCAAGATACAATGAGAGCATtagccaataaaaaaaatatttttattattgtatgttccTTGAAAAAACTTCAAGAACCCAAAGACTGGAAAATAATTACACAGCAGGAATTCGACAATAACAGCTGTTTAACATTGATGAAAAAG ATTATAAGGTTAGAGGACAAGAGCATATTTATTAAACCAACCAATGATAATTATGACTTGAGCATTTGGAGAGCATTAGAGACAAATAATTCATCAAATGgtaagatttatataatttcaatgtCTGAACCATTAGAAGGCATCTCCATTTATGTTAAAGAAATGTTGCATAAGTATAAATCAAAGGAATTAAG ATTCTTGTTTATTTTGGATACAAATGCACCAAATTTTGAATCCAATAAATCTTTTTATGCACATCAACTATCGAAagatttattagtaaatatatataataatggtgaTTGGGGTTTTTACAAAAGTATTGATCTTCAAGATATAAAAGATGATATAAAAGTCAACAAAAAtctagtattaaaaaattttattataaataa TAAAAACAAATTGACAGTTAACTATTTAGGGTTGAATTTCAAAGATTTAGTTCTTGACGAAAACACCGAA aaCGATTTCGGACCATTTGAATACTCGGGGCATAtcaacaacaaaacaactatagGAATAGCCTCGATCAATAAAATGTCTTCTCAAATAATTTATGACCCAGTATTATCATGGCCTATACCGTCGGCATGGTCACTACAAGAAGCCACCACTGTACCTCTAGCTTATGCCCTG AGCTATTATGCGTTGAACATATTGAGTACCCTTCAAAAGGATAAAACTGTTTTAGTAACCTCGGGGTTGAATCCAATAGGTCAAGCGGCAATTTCGATAAGTTTAGACATGAAATGTCAGACTTATGTCATAGTAGACTCAGACCAACAAGCTGAACAACTATCTGTTACCTTCCCTCAG cTATCGCGatcaaaaatactaataaacaaaaacaacacatttgatgttcatttaaaaatgataacaaagTCCAAGGGCATTGATTGCATATTGAACTTTTTAAGTGGTGAATCATTTTATGCTGCCGTTCGTGCATTAGCTGCACACGGaaatttcttcaatttttcaaaattagataTGAAAAAACAAAGATATTTGG GATCACGAATATTCAATTTTAGCACATCGTTCTTTTCAATTGGTTCAAGCAGattgttaaatgaaaatattgaaaataaacaaattttacaacAAGCATTCATAAATGGTTTGAATAAAGGCGTAATAAAACCTTTTCGTAGTCACGTTGTAACTACTTTATCGAGTGGTAATAACTTGTTTGACACAATGAG AATTAACGCTTCGTCGATTACGTATAAAAAAGTGTTATTGTCCATAAACGATAATACCAAAGATAACGACTGTTCTAAGTTAAACGAAAAAGTtgaatgtaatatgtatgaatgTCATCATgataaaatttacctaatagttg gaaaCAGAGGAGATTGGTTAGACCTCGCTGAATGGTTGGCTGAACGAGGGGCTAAAAGAATTATGATCGTCGTTAAAAGGTGTTCAATGTCATCGACTGTTTGTAGGAg ATTTGATCAACTCATCTCCCGGAACGTATCAATACAAATCGAATcagatttacatttaaaaactaaagagGAGTCGCTTAActggttaaattatttaacatcatCTAAAGAGTTAGGTGCATTATTTATAGTGAATCag tcTAACGATAGTAAAATAAGTAATCTACGATATTCTTTCGAAAAGCTTAAGAGTAAAATAGCTGCTACTCCATTCATATGTATATTAAGTAAAGCAGAACATATTTGTGCCGAGCTTAAATCTATAGGTTTTAATGCATTAAACATATCATGGGACGGGCCGTCTACAGAACCAAAAAATACAGAAACAATTTTGGCGTCTCTAGATTTTCTTCtacaaaattcaaatacttCAGAGTCATATTCATTTATATGCTCTAAGGAAAACAACAATacatcaaaat GGTCTTACCAAATGAACGATCTGATTGCAAATTTTTTCCCCGAATCTGCTAATGAGTTACACCTTCTGAATAAGAAAATTGCAAAAGAAGCCGGATTTATCGAAGTTGCTACAAGAAGTCCGAGGTTATCACAATTGAAGTCGGTGTCACCTGTGTTTGTTATACCTGGATTAAAACCAAAATCTATTgaatcattttataaacaatttttttatcctgtatttGAAGCACAGTATCCTGAAGATATTACTTCAATCGATAATTTAGCTGAAACTTTAGTGAAT AAACTCAAAAGCATCTCGGATCATGGTTACGTGTCCATTATTGGAGAATGTTGGGGCGGGATTATCGCTCTAAAAATAGCTCAAATATTGGAAGCACAAGGAATATTAGTCACTGTAACATTACTAGAATTTGACTCAGAATTTTTGACTGGATGGGCTCAGCGTTTTCGGTCAAATAATGATTTCGCCATGCGGTTAAATGTAATGTTTAGTTCATCGTACACTGAG tttactaaatctaaagttcaaattaaTGACAGTAAAATGCAGTTGATTGTGTCTTATCATCAAAAAATACTTGAAGAAAACACACAAAGAGCATTAAACCTTATTTGGTCATTATTACGGATATTTTTAGAGTCCAAGCCTCAGTCAAATAGATTGCATTCGAAGGTGTTGATATTTAGATATGAACGgaagtttgaatttaatagaaCAAATTTAAATGAC TATTGTATTAAACCACCAGTTTTATCCATTATACCTAAGCCAGATTATAAAAGTATGTTAGAGGACAAGAGAACGATTGATGCTATAACAAAGAATGTAACACATTTGTATCCAGTTGGAATAGAATTATCATTGAgtgagaaatataaaaatgtttactttaatGCTGATAAAATCTTCAATACATAA